From one Solanum stenotomum isolate F172 chromosome 12, ASM1918654v1, whole genome shotgun sequence genomic stretch:
- the LOC125848621 gene encoding protein WUSCHEL: protein MMEHQQNYQHNIEDGGVSSKNNNNSFMCRQSSSRWTPTSDQIRILKDLYYNNGVRSPTAEQIQRISAKLRQYGKIEGKNVFYWFQNHKARERQKKRLIAAASATDNINNNNISPMQMIPHLWRSPDDHHKYSNTSTNPGVQCPSASSHGVLAVGQTGNYGYGTLAMEKSFRECSISPPGGSSMNHQNFTWVGVEPYNNMSTTSPATYPFLEKSNNKHYEETLDEEQEEENYQRGNSALETLSLFPMHEENMFSNFCIKHHESSGGGWYHSDNNNLAALELTLNSFP, encoded by the exons ATGATGGAACACCAACAAAACTATCAACACAACATAGAAGATGGTGGTGTTAGTagcaaaaataataacaacagtTTCATGTGCAGGCAAAGTAGTAGTCGATGGACACCAACAAGTGATCAGATAAGAATATTGAAGGATCTTTACTACAACAATGGAGTTAGGTCTCCAACTGCTGAACAAATTCAGAGGATATCTGCTAAGTTGAGACAGTACGGTAAGATTGAAGGCAAAAATGTGTTTTATTGGTTTCAGAACCATAAAGCTCGTGAAAGACAAAAGAAGAGGCTCATTGCTGCTGCCTCTGCCActgataatattaataataataatatctctCCCATGCAAATGATTCCTCATCTTTGGAGATCTCCTGATGATCACCACAAGTACAGCAACACTAGTACTAATCcag gtGTTCAGTGTCCATCAGCGTCTTCACATGGGGTATTAGCAGTGGGACAGACTGGAAACTATGGTTATGGAACTTTGGCTATGGAGAAGAGCTTTAGG GAGTGTTCAATATCACCACCAGGTGGTAGTTCAATGAatcatcaaaatttcacatgGGTTGGTGTTGAACCTTACAACAATATGAGTACTACTTCTCCAGCAACTTACCCTTTTCTTGAAAAAAGTAACAACAAACATTATGAAGAAACCCTAGATGAagagcaagaagaagaaaattaccAAAGGGGTAACTCTGCTTTAGAAACTCTGTCACTTTTCCCCATGCATGAAGAGAACATGTTCTCAAATTTCTGCATCAAACATCATGAATCTTCTGGAGGAGGATGGTACCATTCTGATAATAACAACTTGGCTGCTCTTGAACTCACTCTCAACTCTTTCCCCTAA